The following proteins are encoded in a genomic region of Periophthalmus magnuspinnatus isolate fPerMag1 chromosome 21, fPerMag1.2.pri, whole genome shotgun sequence:
- the LOC117389854 gene encoding dedicator of cytokinesis protein 9-like isoform X1 produces MATPAHSETRKFTRGLGKPGTAAELRQSVSEVVRTSVLVVKPKVIEPLDYENVLVQRKTQILSDVLRDMLQFPLEDFEISTLRRQGRTVFSTVPENAEREAQRLFVQECIKTYKSDWHVVNYKYEDYSGDFRQLPVKVSRPDKLAVHIFEVDEDADKDEDTASLGSQKGGITKHGWLYKGNMNSAISVTMRSFKRRYFHLAQLGDGSYNLNFYKDEKISKEPKGTIFLDSCMGVIQNTKVRRFAFELKMQDKSTYLLAAESEGEMEEWINTLNKILHSSFEMAMQEKRNGEVHDDDDLGKSDSSPGSMDSFQSSRDIATRLLNETRLKLFTLDPDTQKLDFSGIEPDVKQFEEKFGKRVLVNCNDLSFNLQSCVAENEEGPTTNVEPFYITLSLFDIQNGRKISSDFHVDLNHPSVRGMLPSNTSQYINGGGDIHTEVRLVHGVPESVMQYPRQGVFSVTCPHPDIFLVARIEKVLQGGINHCAEPYMKNSDSTKVAQKVLKNAKLACGRLGQYRMPFAWAARPLFKDASGTLDKGARFSALYRQDGNKLSNEDMLKLLADFRKPEKMAKLPVILGNLDVTIDNVAPDLTNCVTSSYIPVKQFDVSEKATIFFEVEEFVPCLAKCSQPFTTYSNHLYVYPKYLKYDGQKSFAKARNIAVCIEFRDSDDEDAVSLKCIYGRPGGPLFTKNSFAAVLHHQQNPEFYDEFKIELPTQLHEKHHLLFTFYHISCESNSKASTKKRELVETQVGYAWIPLLKDGRVIMNESHIPVAANLPPGYLSCQDGAKHTNSEVKWVDGGKSLFRISTHLVSTVYTQDQHLHNFFHHCQSHKSASPVSGGQLVKYLKSLHAMEAHVMIKFLPTILNQLFRVLTTATQEDVAVNVTRVMIHIVAQCHEEGLEHYLRSYVKYVFRTEPYTSANSRTIHEELAKAMMAILKPSTDFLTSNKLLKYSWYFFEALVKSMAQYLIESCKVKLSRNQRFSASFHHTVETLVNMIMPHITQKYKDNLDAARNANHSLAVFIKRCFNLMDRGFVFKQINNYMNCFVPGDPKTLFEFKFEFLRVVCNHEHYVPLNLPMPFGKGRILRFQDFQLDYSLTDDFCKNHFLVGLLLREVCAALREFREIRQISICVLKNLMIKHTFDDRYTSKSQQARLATLYFPLFGLLQENVNRLNVKEVSPLAVNHSNNNGKEESLFTNTLMTPPRSSTFLDTSLHKDVFGAISASSPHNSSTPNINLVRNTDSRGSLISTDSGNSLIEKSNDKTNSLDKNLPPSTVGNTLRGDKLDQTEIKSLLMCFLHVLKSMSEDALFTYWNKASSAELMDFFTLLEICLHQFRYMGKRYIARNQDGAGPVAHERKSQTLPVSRNRAGMMHARLQQLSSLDNSFTFNHTYSHSDADVLNQSLLEANIATEVCLTVLDTLSVFIMGFKTQLCSDHGHSPLMQKVFEVHLCFLRINQSETALKQVFISLRTFIYKFPCTFFEGRADMCAAFCYEILKCCNSKLSSIRSDAAHLLYFLMKSNFDYTGRKSFVRTHLQVVIAVSQLIADVIGIGSTRFQQSLSIINNCANSDKTIKNTAFPSDVKDLTKRIRTVLMATAQMKEHERDPEMLVDLQYSLAKSYASTPELRKTWLDSIARIHVKNGDLSEAAMCYVHVAALVAEYLERKGMFKQGCSAFRVVTPNIDEEASMMEDVGMQDVHFNEDVLMELLENCADGLWKAERYELISDIYKLIIPIYEKRRDFEKLAHLYDTLHRAYSKVTEVMHTGKRLLGTYFRVAFFGQGFFEDEDGKEYIYKEPKFTPLSEISQRLLKLYSEKFGQENVKMIQDSGRINPKDLDSKYAYIQVTHVTPYLDEKEVGDRTTDFEKSHNIRRFVFEMPFTISGKKQGGVEEQCKRRTILTTTHCFPYVKKRIAIMYQHHTDLSPIEVAIDEMSKKVAEIKQLCSSSEVDMIRLQLKLQGSISVQVNAGPLAYARAFLDDSCAKKYPDNKVKQLKEVFRHFVEACGQGLGINERLIKEDQQEYHDEMKANYRDLARELSIIMHEQISPVEDGMKSVLPDSLHIFNAISGTPTSATIQGIPSSSSVV; encoded by the exons GTAAAGCCGAAGGTGATCGAGCCTCTGGACTATGAGAATGTGCTGGTGCAGAGGAAGACCCAGATCCTCAGTGATGTCCTACGAGACATGCTGCAGTTCCCCCTGGAGGACTTTGAA ATCTCCACTTTGAGGCGGCAAGGAAGAACTGTTTTTTCAACGGTGCCTGAGAACGCAGAGAGAGAAGCTCAACGCCTGTTTGTCCAAGAG TGCATTAAGACCTACAAGTCCGACTGGCACGTTGTCAACTACAAGTATGAGGACTATTCAGGGGACTTCAGACAGCTGCCTGT CAAAGTGTCCCGGCCTGACAAACTGGCTGTCCATATCTTTGAGGTGGACGAGGATGCTGACAAAGATGAG GACACGGCCTCCTTAGGATCACAAAAGGGAGGGATCACCAAACATGGCTGGCTTTACAAAGGCAATATGAACAGTGCCATCAGTGTTACTATGAGG TCTTTCAAGCGCAGGTATTTCCATCTAGCACAGCTGGGAGACGGCTCCTATAACCTCAACTTTTACAAGGATGAGAAAATCTCCAAAGAGCCCAAAGGAACCATATTTCTGGACTCCTGTATGGGTGTAATccag AATACCAAAGTCCGGAGGTTTGCCTTTGAGTTGAAGATGCAGGATAAGAGCACGTACCTGTTGGCAGCGGAAAGCGAGGGGGAGATGGAGGAATGGATCAACACCCTCAACAAGATCCTCCACAGCAGCTTTGAGATGGCCATGCAGGAGAAGAGGAACGGAGAAGTCCATGATG ATGATGATCTTGGAAAGTCTGACAGTTCCCCTGGCAGCATGGACAGCTTTCAG AGCTCCAGAGATATTGCGACTAGGCTGCTGAATGAGACCCGGTTAAAGCTTTTCACACTGgatccagacacacag AAATTAGATTTCTCAGGAATTGAGCCAGATGTGAAGCAGTTTGAAGAGAAGTTTGGCAAGCGCGTGCTGGTGAACTGTAATGACCTCTCTTTTAATCTGCAAAGCTGTGTGGCCGAGAACGAGGAGGGACCCACCACCAAT GTGGAGCCTTTCTACATCACCCTGTCCCTGTTTGACATCCAAAATGGCCGAAAGATCTCGTCTGACTTCCATGTAGACTTGAATCACCCGTCTGTTCGAGGGATGCTGCCCAGTAACACGAGTCAGTACATTAACGGAGGAGGAGACATCCACACTGAGGTCCGGCTAGTCCACGGAGTCCCAGAGTCAGTCATGCAGTATCCCAGACAG GGAGTCTTTTCAGTAACATGCCCACATCCAGATATCTTCTTAGTGGCAAGAATAGAAAAAGTTCTTCAAGGGGGAATCAACCACTGCGCTGAACCCTACATGAAAAATTCAGACTCCACCAAG GTGGCGCAGAAGGTTTTGAAAAATGCCAAGCTTGCATGTGGCAGATTAGGACAATACAGGATGCCTTTTGCCTGGGCTGCAAG GCCTCTGTTTAAAGATGCTTCAGGAACTCTTGATAAAGGAGCTCGCTTCTCTGCACTGTACAGACAGGACGGAAACAAGCTGTCCAACGAAGACATGCTCAAACTGCTGGCTGACTTCAGAAA ACCCGAGAAGATGGCCAAGCTCCCTGTAATCCTAGGAAATCTTGATGTTACTATCGACAACGTAGCCCCTGACTTGACGA ATTGCGTTACCTCATCCTACATTCCTGTGAAGCAGTTTGATGTCAGTGAGAAGGCCACCATTTTCTTTGAAGTGGAGGAGTTTGTTCCCTGTTTAGCCAAATGTTCCCAGCCGTTCACCACCTACAGTAATCACCTCTACGTCTATCCAAAGTACCTCAAGTATGATGGGCAGAAGTCATTTGCTAAG GCAAGAAATATAGCGGTATGCATTGAGTTCAGAGATTCAGATGATGAGGATGCTGTATCACTAAag TGTATCTATGGCCGACCTGGAGGACCTTTATTTACCAAAAATTCCTTCGCTGCAGTATTGCATCACCAGCAAAACCCAGAGTTCTATGATGAG tttaaaattgagcttcCCACTCAGCTGCACGAGAAACATCACTTGCTCTTCACCTTTTATCACATCAGCTGTGAGAGCAACAGCAAGGCCAGTACCAAAAAGAGGGAACTGGTCGAAACTCAAG TGGGTTACGCCTGGATCCCGTTGTTGAAAGATGGTCGTGTGATCATGAATGAAAGTCACATCCCAGTAGCTGCCAACCTCCCCCCTGGATACCTCAGCTGTCAGGATGGTGCCAAG CACACAAATTCTGAGGTCAAATGGGTGGATGGAGGCAAATCACTATTCCGGATATCTACTCACTTAGTTTCCACAGTCTACACTCAG GATCAACATTTGCACAATTTCTTTCATCACTGTCAGAGCCACAAATCTGCATCTCCAGTGTCAGGAGGACAACTGGTCAAATATCTTAAG AGTCTACATGCAATGGAGGCTCATGTAATGATCAAGTTCCTGCCCACCATCTTGAATCAGCTGTTCCGGGTGCTCACCACTGCAACCCAGGAAGATGTGGCTGTCAATGTGACCAG AGTCATGATCCACATTGTTGCTCAGTGCCATGAAGAAGGCTTGGAACATTACTTGAGATCATACGTGAAG TATGTATTCAGGACTGAGCCTTACACATCAGCCAACAGCAGGACAATTCATGAGGAACTGGCCAAAGCCATGATGGCCATCTTGAAGCCCTCCACTGACTTCCTCACGAGTAACAAACTGCTCAAG TATTCCTGGTATTTCTTTGAAGCCCTGGTCAAGTCCATGGCTCAGTATTTGATTGAGAGTTGTAAGGTGAAG ctCTCCAGAAATCAGCGTTTTTCTGCATCCTTCCATCACACGGTAGAGACTCTGGTCAATATGATAATGCCACATATCACCCAGAAGTACAAAGACAATCTGGACGCAGCCCGAAACGCCAACCACAGCCTTGCAGTCTTCATCAAG AGATGCTTTAACCTAATGGACAGAGGCTTTGTGTTCAAGCAGATCAACAACTACATGAACTGTTTTGTGCCTGGAGACCCTAAG ACATTGTTCGAATTCAAGTTTGAATTTCTACGTGTTGTGTGTAACCATGAACACTATGTGCCATTGAACCTGCCTATGCCATTTGGAAAAGGAAGGATACTGAGATTTCAAG ATTTCCAGCTGGATTACTCTCTGACAGACGACTTCTGTAAAAATCACTTCCTGGTGGGACTGCTCCTCAGGGAGGTGTGTGCAGCACTGCGGGAGTTCAGGGAAATCCGTCAGATTTCTATCTGTGTGCTGAAGAACCTGATGATCAAGCACACGTTTGATGACCGCTATACCTCCAAG agcCAACAAGCCAGACTGGCCACTCTGTACTTCCCCTTGTTTGGCCTACTCCAGGAAAATGTAAATAGGCTGAATGTGAAAGAGGTTTCGCCCCTTGCGGTCAATCATTCCAACAAT aATGGGAAAGAGGAGTCCCTCTTCACCAATACTCTGATGACCCCTCCAAGATCCAGCACATTTTTGGACACCAGCTTGCACAAAGATGTTTTTGGAGCTATTTCTG CATCTTCACCTCACAACTCATCCACTCCAAACATTAACCTGGTGAGAAACACAGATTCCCGTGGCTCCCTCATCAGCACTGACTCTGGGAATAGCCTGATAGAGAAGAGCAACGACAAGACCAACTCCCTAGACAAG AACCTGCCCCCATCCACTGTGGGAAACACACTGAGAGGAGACAAACTGGACCAGACCGAGATCAAGAGCCTCCTCATGTGCTTCCTGCATGTGCTTAAAAGCATGTCTGAAG ATGCTTTGTTCACATACTGGAACAAAGCCTCTTCTGCTGAACTCATGGACTTCTTTACCTTGTTAGA AATATGCCTTCATCAGTTCAGATATATGGGGAAGCGATACATAGCAAG GAACCAGGATGGGGCAGGACCCGTGGCACATGAGCGGAAGTCTCAGACTCTGCCTGTGTCCCGTAACAGGGCAGGAATGATGCATGCCCGCTTACAGCAGCTCAGCAGCCTGGATAACTCATTCACATTTAACCACA CATACAGTCACTcagatgcagatgtgttgaACCAGTCGCTCCTGGAGGCAAACATTGCCACCGAGGTCTGCCTTACTGTCCTGGACACTCTCAGTGTCTTCATCATGGGATTTAAG ACACAGCTGTGCTCAGACCATGGTCATAGTCCGCTCATGCAGAAGGTTTTTGAAGTGCACCTCTGTTTTCTGAGGATCAACCAGTCGGAAACGGCACTGAAGCAGGTCTTTATCTCACTGCGCACCTTCATATATAAG TTTCCCTGTACATTTTTTGAAGGACGCGCCGACATGTGTGCCGCATTCTGCTATGAAATCTTGAAGTGTTGTAACTCCAAGCTGAGCTCCATACGCAGTGACGCGGCTCACCTGCTGTATTTCCTCATGAAGAGCAACTTTGACTATACTGGTCGCAAGTCTTTTGTTCGAACACATTTGCAG GTGGTGATTGCTGTCAGTCAGTTGATTGCAGATGTCATTGGAATAGGAAGCACAAGGTTCCAACAATCTTTGTCAATAATTAATAACTGTGCCAACAGCGACAAAACTATTAAG AACACAGCTTTCCCATCGGACGTGAAGGACTTGACCAAACGCATCAGGACAGTTCTGATGGCCACAGCGCAGATGAAAGAACATGAGAGAGACCCAGAGATGCTCGTGGACCTGCAGTACAGTCTGGCCAAGTCTTATGCCAGTACTCCAGAGCTACGCAAGACCTGGTTAGACAGCATAGCGCGCATCCATGTGAAGAATGGAGACCTGTCAGAG GCAGCCATGTGCTATGTGCACGTTGCAGCACTTGTAGCAGAATACCTAGAGAGAAAAG GGATGTTCAAACAGGGTTGTTCAGCATTCCGGGTTGTAACTCCAAATATTGATGAAGAAGCGTCCATGATGGAAGATGTTGGGATGCAAGATGTCCACTTCAATgag GATGTTCTGATGGAGCTGTTGGAGAATTGTGCAGATGGACTGTGGAAAGCAGAACGCTATGAGCTTATTTCTGACATCTACAAACTCATCATCCCCATTTATGAGAAGCGCAGGGACTTTGAG AAACTGGCCCACCTGTATGACACACTACATCGTGCCTACAGTAAAGTGACTGAGGTCATGCACACTGGAAAGAGACTACTGGGGACCTACTTCAGAGTGGCCTTTTTTGGTCAG GGCTTTTTTGAGGATGAAGATGGTAAGGAATACATCTACAAAGAACCCAAATTCACTCCGCTCTCTGAAATATCCCAAAGATTGCTCAAGTTGTACTCTGAAAAATTTGGACAAGAAAATGTGAAGATGATTCAAGATTCTGGCAGG ATTAATCCTAAAGACCTGGATTCCAAGTATGCATACATTCAGGTGACGCATGTAACACCATATCTGGACGAGAAGGAGGTGGGCGACAGGACGACAGACTTTGAAAAGAGTCATAACATCCGGAGATTTGTGTTCGAGATGCCTTTTACCATCTCAGGCAAAAAGCAGGGGGGGGTGGAGGAACAGTGCAAACGCAGGACTATACTAACTA CTACACACTGCTTCCCATATGTAAAGAAGCGCATTGCCATCATGTACCAGCACCACACAGACTTGAGTCCTATTGAGGTGGCCATAGACGAGATGAGCAAGAAAGTGGCTGAAATAAAACAGCTGTGCTCCTCCAGTGAAGTGGACATGATCCGCTTACAGCTCAAGCTCCAAGGcagcatcagtgttcag GTGAATGCGGGGCCGCTTGCATATGCTAGAGCCTTTTTAGATGACTCCTGTGCCAAGAAATATCCAGATAACAAGGTCAAGCAGCTCAAAGAGGTCTTCAG GCATTTTGTGGAAGCGTGCGGTCAGGGTTTGGGCATCAATGAGCGATTAATCAAAGAGGACCAGCAGGAGTACCATGATGAAATGAAGGCCAACTACAGGGACCTGGCCCGAGAACTGTCTATCATCATGCATGAGCAA ATCAGTCCAGTGGAAGATGGCATGAAGAGCGTCCTGCCAGATTCATTGCACATCTTCAATGCCATCAGCGGCACCCCGACCAGCGCCACCATCCAGGGCATccccagctcctcctctgtaGTGTGA